One Tepidisphaeraceae bacterium DNA segment encodes these proteins:
- a CDS encoding ribbon-helix-helix protein, CopG family has protein sequence MSATSAPISRFSISLPGELLEQLDSLVTRRRLPSRSQILAELIRGALVEDELAADPERVVAGTMTLVYNAQRRGTLRQRMAQIQRRYIKEIISSQHVFLEREHSLEVLLVQGPGHRLSRLADETRALKGVEQVRMSMTRTLVPPLHE, from the coding sequence GTGTCCGCAACCTCTGCCCCCATCTCCCGCTTCAGCATCTCGCTGCCCGGCGAGCTGCTGGAACAGCTCGATTCGCTCGTCACGCGCCGGCGGTTGCCTAGCCGGTCGCAGATATTGGCCGAGCTGATCCGCGGCGCGCTGGTGGAGGATGAACTGGCGGCCGACCCCGAACGCGTCGTCGCCGGTACGATGACGCTCGTCTACAACGCCCAGCGCCGCGGCACCCTGCGCCAGCGCATGGCGCAAATCCAACGGCGATACATCAAAGAGATCATCAGCTCCCAGCACGTCTTCCTCGAACGGGAACACAGCCTGGAAGTCCTGCTGGTGCAAGGCCCCGGCCACCGCCTCAGCCGCCTGGCCGACGAGACGCGGGCATTGAAGGGCGTCGAGCAGGTGCGCATGTCGATGACGCGCACGCTCGTGCCGCCGTTGCACGAGTAG
- a CDS encoding creatininase family protein yields MWDEMSWPEVEQHRDAGGRMAILPIGATEQHGPHLPLNVDSVFAGAFCMYASAKTGVPVLPTITYGCSLGHTDRWPGTLSLMPETLMLTVREIADFLIRTGFERLLIVNSHWGNTSAVRCAIDRIRFEHAGRFSLGLRNTFEITPAVWNQFSDDAADFHANRAETALMMFLSPGSVRQDRIEDDPDRTAGKIFTYVVPQTSTNGLTGKPSLATSEDGKRLFLEVGDALAALVDAARTETAPLSWSR; encoded by the coding sequence ATGTGGGACGAAATGAGCTGGCCTGAGGTGGAACAGCACCGCGACGCCGGAGGGCGGATGGCTATCTTGCCGATCGGCGCCACCGAGCAGCACGGGCCGCACTTGCCGTTGAACGTCGATTCAGTGTTCGCCGGCGCGTTCTGCATGTACGCGTCGGCCAAGACGGGTGTACCGGTGCTGCCGACGATCACCTACGGCTGCTCGCTGGGTCACACCGACCGTTGGCCCGGCACGCTCTCGCTCATGCCCGAAACGCTGATGTTAACCGTCCGCGAGATTGCCGACTTCTTGATCCGCACGGGCTTCGAACGGCTGCTGATCGTCAACAGCCACTGGGGCAACACGTCCGCCGTCCGCTGTGCTATTGACCGCATCCGCTTCGAGCACGCCGGGCGCTTCAGTTTGGGCCTGCGGAACACGTTCGAGATCACGCCGGCGGTGTGGAACCAGTTCAGCGACGACGCCGCCGACTTCCACGCCAACCGCGCCGAGACCGCCTTGATGATGTTCCTGTCGCCCGGCAGCGTGCGGCAGGACCGCATCGAAGACGACCCCGACCGCACCGCGGGCAAGATCTTTACGTACGTCGTGCCGCAGACCAGTACGAACGGCTTGACCGGCAAACCGAGCCTCGCGACGAGCGAGGATGGAAAACGATTGTTCCTCGAAGTGGGCGATGCGCTCGCAGCGCTCGTTGACGCGGCGCGCACTGAAACGGCACCACTGTCGTGGTCGCGATGA
- a CDS encoding ABC transporter substrate-binding protein — translation MSRLSRIAGKIRSLALAFSLAVPLVAAAPAAAEPLKIGYSDWPGWVAWEVAIQKGFFKEAGVDVEFTWFEYGPSMEAFAAGKIDAVTITNGDALVTGAGGKPSTLVVLNDYSNGNDRVVGGPNVKSIKDLKGKSVGVELNFVGHLLLLKGLEANGLSDTDVKLVNFPTNETPQALASGGVDAIVAWYPISGQALQQVAGSTELFTSRDAPGLIYDGLYVSRESLASNRDAWKKVVGVWFKTVDFIKDPATRDESVKIMAARVNVPAEEYAKGLDGTFLLDLAGNMERFKEGDGLDSIHGSNKTVDAFNTKYEVYKEPQDLKSYVDDSLVKEVAAEMKK, via the coding sequence ATGTCCCGTCTGTCCCGCATCGCCGGCAAGATCCGGTCGCTCGCGTTGGCGTTCTCGTTGGCCGTCCCGCTCGTCGCCGCCGCTCCCGCCGCGGCCGAGCCGTTGAAGATCGGGTACTCGGACTGGCCCGGTTGGGTGGCGTGGGAAGTGGCGATCCAGAAGGGCTTCTTCAAAGAGGCCGGCGTGGACGTCGAGTTCACCTGGTTCGAGTACGGCCCGAGCATGGAAGCCTTCGCCGCGGGCAAGATCGACGCCGTCACGATCACCAATGGTGATGCGCTCGTCACCGGCGCCGGTGGCAAGCCGTCGACCTTGGTGGTGCTGAACGATTACTCGAACGGCAACGACCGCGTGGTGGGCGGGCCGAACGTGAAATCGATCAAAGACCTGAAGGGGAAAAGCGTCGGCGTCGAATTAAACTTCGTCGGCCATCTGCTGCTGCTCAAGGGGCTGGAAGCCAACGGTCTGAGCGACACCGACGTGAAGCTCGTGAACTTCCCGACGAACGAGACGCCGCAAGCGCTGGCCTCGGGCGGCGTGGACGCGATCGTGGCGTGGTACCCGATTTCAGGTCAGGCGCTGCAGCAGGTCGCGGGGTCGACCGAACTGTTCACCAGCCGTGATGCGCCGGGTTTGATCTACGACGGCCTGTACGTCAGCCGCGAGAGTTTGGCGTCGAACCGAGATGCGTGGAAGAAGGTGGTGGGGGTGTGGTTCAAGACGGTCGATTTCATCAAGGACCCTGCGACCCGCGACGAGTCCGTGAAGATCATGGCCGCCCGCGTGAACGTGCCGGCCGAGGAGTACGCCAAGGGACTGGACGGCACCTTCCTGCTCGATCTGGCGGGCAACATGGAACGCTTCAAGGAAGGCGACGGTTTGGACAGCATCCACGGGTCGAACAAGACCGTGGACGCGTTCAACACGAAGTACGAGGTGTACAAGGAACCGCAGGACCTCAAGTCGTACGTCGACGATTCGCTCGTGAAGGAAGTGGCCGCGGAGATGAAGAAATAA
- a CDS encoding ABC transporter permease subunit has protein sequence MRNRTPWFGIRKPLSPTQELLLKAAAFLLPLGVWCLVSYCPYVWHPMVRVDNGGGSTFLREGTLIERQAFAAENGRLEAAGKARATGKPANPIFLPAPHEVATALYTAFTTEPARRGDPWLHESLAHSVTIIFWGFASAAIIGVPIGVLCGTFNFFARITEPFVDFIRYMPAPAFGALAVAVMGINDAPKIAIIFIGTFFQMVLVVANTTRLLDTALLEAAQTLGAKPRRLLTHVIVPGILPNLYNDMRILLGWAWTYLIVAELIGASSGISYFINQQGKYRHYDNVYAGIVLIGLIGLATDQIMAILLPQLFPWTPAGARAKRWGVGRLFARTVNALGSPWDERLPWRHARQKRGVGFSNLPASRTVPAEMTSREKGAEPDVRIA, from the coding sequence GTGAGGAATCGGACTCCCTGGTTTGGCATACGCAAGCCGCTCTCGCCGACGCAGGAACTGCTGCTGAAGGCGGCTGCGTTCCTGTTGCCGCTGGGTGTTTGGTGCCTGGTGAGCTACTGCCCATACGTGTGGCACCCGATGGTGCGGGTGGATAATGGCGGTGGGTCGACGTTTCTGCGCGAAGGCACGCTGATCGAGCGGCAAGCCTTCGCCGCAGAAAATGGCCGGTTGGAAGCCGCCGGTAAGGCGCGGGCGACCGGTAAACCGGCCAACCCGATCTTCCTGCCCGCCCCGCACGAAGTGGCTACCGCGCTCTACACCGCGTTCACCACTGAACCTGCCCGTCGCGGTGATCCTTGGCTTCACGAGAGCCTGGCACACTCCGTCACGATCATCTTCTGGGGCTTCGCATCGGCGGCCATCATCGGTGTGCCGATTGGCGTGCTGTGCGGCACGTTCAACTTCTTTGCGCGCATCACCGAACCGTTCGTCGACTTCATCCGCTACATGCCGGCCCCGGCGTTCGGGGCGCTGGCGGTGGCGGTGATGGGCATCAACGACGCGCCGAAGATCGCGATCATCTTCATCGGCACGTTCTTCCAGATGGTGCTCGTGGTCGCCAACACCACCCGCCTGCTCGACACCGCTTTACTGGAAGCGGCCCAGACGCTGGGCGCCAAGCCCAGGCGGCTGCTGACGCACGTGATCGTGCCGGGCATTCTGCCGAACCTGTACAACGACATGCGCATCCTGCTCGGCTGGGCCTGGACGTACCTGATCGTGGCGGAGCTGATCGGCGCCAGCTCGGGCATCAGCTACTTCATCAACCAGCAGGGGAAGTACCGCCATTACGACAACGTCTACGCCGGCATCGTGCTGATCGGGCTGATCGGCCTCGCGACCGACCAGATCATGGCGATCCTCTTGCCGCAGCTGTTCCCGTGGACGCCCGCGGGCGCGCGGGCCAAGCGGTGGGGCGTGGGTCGGTTGTTTGCCCGCACCGTGAATGCGCTCGGCTCGCCATGGGACGAACGCCTGCCCTGGCGCCACGCCCGGCAGAAGCGGGGCGTGGGCTTCTCCAACCTGCCCGCCAGCCGAACGGTGCCTGCGGAGATGACCTCGCGCGAGAAAGGTGCGGAACCCGATGTACGGATCGCTTGA
- a CDS encoding ABC transporter ATP-binding protein, producing the protein MYGSLDLPSYLDLPPAVYDRFQRIRQRPQVMEVRDLSRVFHGRGGAVTALNKLNFDVRRREFICVIGQSGCGKSTLIRILAGLDEPTSGEVLLDGKAVHGPGADRGMVFQGYTLFPWLTVKRNVMFGMLAKGVHQAKAESDARTWLNMVGLTQFADSYPHQLSGGMKQRVAIARALANQPRILLMDEPFGALDAQTRSQMQHYLQQIWSAVDVTILFITHDLDEAIYLADRIIVLGARPGHVREIINVPLPRPRTREQMLDPYFLATKARLEELIHPPGEKDAEEIDFPRMVPVEDSIL; encoded by the coding sequence ATGTACGGATCGCTTGACCTCCCCAGCTACCTCGACTTGCCGCCGGCCGTCTACGACCGGTTCCAGCGCATTCGCCAGCGGCCGCAGGTGATGGAGGTGCGCGACCTGTCGCGCGTCTTCCACGGGCGCGGCGGGGCGGTGACGGCGCTGAACAAACTGAACTTCGACGTGCGCCGCCGCGAGTTCATCTGCGTGATCGGCCAAAGCGGGTGCGGCAAGAGCACGCTGATCCGCATCCTCGCCGGGCTCGATGAACCGACCAGTGGCGAGGTGTTGCTCGATGGCAAAGCTGTCCATGGTCCCGGGGCCGATCGTGGCATGGTCTTTCAGGGCTACACGCTTTTCCCGTGGCTTACGGTGAAGCGCAACGTGATGTTCGGCATGCTCGCCAAGGGCGTGCACCAGGCCAAAGCCGAGTCGGACGCCCGCACGTGGCTGAACATGGTGGGTTTGACGCAGTTCGCCGACTCGTATCCGCACCAGCTATCGGGCGGCATGAAACAGCGGGTCGCGATCGCGCGGGCGCTGGCAAACCAGCCGCGCATTTTGCTGATGGACGAGCCGTTCGGCGCGCTGGACGCGCAGACGCGCTCGCAAATGCAGCATTACCTCCAGCAGATCTGGAGCGCGGTGGACGTGACGATCCTGTTCATCACGCACGACTTGGACGAGGCGATCTACCTTGCCGACCGCATCATCGTGCTGGGCGCACGCCCGGGCCACGTGCGGGAGATCATCAACGTGCCGTTGCCCCGTCCGCGCACGCGCGAGCAGATGCTCGACCCGTACTTCCTGGCCACCAAGGCCCGGCTGGAAGAACTGATCCACCCGCCGGGCGAAAAGGACGCGGAAGAAATCGACTTCCCGCGGATGGTGCCGGTGGAGGATAGCATTCTGTAG
- a CDS encoding cellulase family glycosylhydrolase, protein MRNCTTEETAPITSPTIATVARRSRRSAAMLLLAMIVATPAIAQDAQKASAERIVDCEATVQSHKRGLCANQLSADDFREIAPGVSWWYNWHYSPSDLPPQGVNVEFVPMVWGGDAERLGGLKSYLAAGHKPRAVLALNEPNLKGQAFITPKESADAYKRIKAVADQHKLRTIGPHMALGSSTGDSIKAFDPIEKKDVTYTFMVPFLKAFLHHMGKVDVEATAFHSYGHLGEMRWAIGMMHDEFKRPMWITEYAQWSTPNSAAALTYLVQSTDLLERSQHVEAYAWFKERVGDNQSISLFRKGSGELTALGEAYVAMPVHDADLYYRLPGRLQAERYVTMDKMEIAPTTDADGFLEMATTATGATINYNVHVTTAGDYRVRLRVGDTTGKISIGKNGESLADVTADGSGWRDVETTVQLPQGSQTLQLQLEKQGQTLNWIEFTQR, encoded by the coding sequence ATGCGAAATTGCACGACCGAGGAAACTGCGCCCATCACCAGCCCCACCATTGCGACGGTCGCCCGCCGATCGCGCCGTAGCGCCGCGATGCTGCTGCTGGCGATGATCGTCGCCACGCCGGCGATCGCTCAGGATGCGCAAAAGGCGTCCGCCGAGCGGATCGTCGATTGCGAGGCGACGGTGCAGAGCCACAAGCGCGGCTTGTGCGCTAATCAGCTGTCGGCCGACGATTTCCGCGAGATCGCGCCGGGCGTGTCGTGGTGGTACAACTGGCACTACTCGCCCAGCGACCTGCCGCCGCAGGGCGTGAACGTCGAGTTCGTGCCAATGGTGTGGGGCGGCGACGCCGAGCGGCTCGGGGGGTTGAAGAGCTACCTCGCTGCGGGTCATAAGCCGCGGGCCGTGCTGGCGCTGAACGAGCCGAACCTGAAGGGCCAGGCCTTCATCACCCCGAAGGAATCCGCCGACGCGTACAAACGCATCAAGGCGGTCGCCGACCAGCACAAGCTGCGCACCATCGGGCCGCACATGGCGCTCGGGTCGTCCACGGGCGACAGCATCAAGGCGTTCGACCCGATCGAAAAAAAGGACGTCACCTACACCTTCATGGTGCCGTTCCTGAAGGCGTTCCTGCACCACATGGGCAAGGTCGACGTCGAGGCGACCGCGTTCCACAGCTACGGCCATCTGGGCGAGATGCGATGGGCGATCGGCATGATGCACGACGAGTTCAAACGCCCGATGTGGATCACCGAGTACGCCCAATGGTCGACGCCGAACTCCGCTGCGGCGCTAACGTACCTGGTGCAGTCGACGGACCTGCTGGAGCGATCGCAGCACGTCGAGGCGTACGCGTGGTTCAAGGAGCGTGTCGGCGACAACCAGAGCATCAGCCTGTTCCGAAAGGGCTCTGGTGAACTGACGGCGTTGGGCGAGGCGTACGTCGCCATGCCCGTTCACGATGCCGACCTCTACTACCGCCTGCCCGGCCGATTGCAGGCCGAGCGCTACGTGACGATGGACAAGATGGAGATCGCGCCCACCACGGACGCCGACGGCTTTCTGGAAATGGCCACCACCGCCACCGGCGCGACAATCAACTACAACGTGCACGTGACCACGGCCGGCGACTACCGCGTCCGCCTGCGCGTCGGCGACACCACGGGGAAGATCTCGATCGGCAAGAACGGCGAATCGCTCGCCGACGTCACCGCGGATGGTTCCGGCTGGCGCGATGTGGAGACGACCGTCCAGTTGCCCCAGGGTTCGCAAACCCTGCAGTTACAGTTGGAGAAGCAGGGCCAAACCCTCAACTGGATCGAGTTCACGCAGAGGTAG
- a CDS encoding carbohydrate ABC transporter permease, with the protein MSTIPTSKPETTIGTPPLQEGVALTAYAASAKSKRGRRLVFGRPLVHLVLIVICTGAIVPFLWMLATSLKTLEDAMAFPPTFIPRPFQWNNYSDVLTNPKANFLLWTRNTVIIATLAVIGTTLSSAVVAYGFAKIKFRGRGVMFAIMLATMMVPFPVTMVSIFSLFKWFGDVTGEPWLGTFKPLWLPAWFGSAFNIFLLRQFFITIPDELSEAARIDGCSEAGIFFRIILPLAKPALSVVALFAFMGIWNDFLGPLIYLQRPEQFTLALGLQNFQSQHGGTPWHQLMAASVLVVLPVLILFFVAQRTFIEGIATTGMKG; encoded by the coding sequence ATGAGCACTATTCCCACCAGCAAACCCGAGACGACGATCGGTACGCCGCCGTTGCAGGAAGGCGTGGCGCTGACGGCGTACGCCGCGTCGGCTAAATCCAAGCGCGGCCGGCGCCTGGTGTTCGGCCGGCCGTTGGTGCACCTGGTGCTTATCGTCATCTGCACCGGCGCGATCGTGCCGTTCCTGTGGATGCTGGCGACCAGCCTGAAGACGCTGGAGGACGCGATGGCGTTCCCGCCGACCTTCATCCCACGCCCGTTCCAGTGGAACAACTACTCGGACGTGCTGACCAACCCCAAGGCCAACTTCCTGCTCTGGACGCGCAACACCGTCATCATCGCAACGCTGGCGGTGATCGGCACGACGCTGTCGAGCGCGGTGGTGGCCTATGGCTTTGCCAAGATCAAGTTCCGCGGGCGCGGCGTGATGTTCGCGATCATGCTGGCCACCATGATGGTGCCGTTCCCCGTCACCATGGTCTCGATCTTCAGCCTGTTCAAGTGGTTCGGCGACGTGACCGGTGAACCGTGGCTGGGCACGTTCAAGCCGCTCTGGCTGCCGGCGTGGTTCGGGTCGGCGTTCAACATCTTCCTGCTGCGGCAGTTTTTCATCACGATTCCGGATGAGCTGTCCGAAGCCGCCCGCATCGATGGCTGCAGCGAGGCGGGCATCTTCTTCCGCATTATTCTACCGCTGGCGAAGCCGGCGCTGAGCGTCGTGGCGCTGTTTGCATTCATGGGCATCTGGAACGATTTCCTTGGCCCGTTGATCTACCTGCAACGCCCCGAGCAGTTCACGCTCGCCCTGGGCTTGCAGAACTTCCAAAGCCAGCACGGCGGCACCCCGTGGCACCAGCTGATGGCCGCCAGCGTGCTGGTCGTGCTGCCGGTGCTGATCCTGTTCTTCGTCGCCCAGCGTACGTTCATCGAGGGCATCGCGACCACCGGCATGAAGGGTTAA
- a CDS encoding sugar ABC transporter permease — MPSLSRARSVESKNLLKGLAFVSPWIIGFVAFTAVPVALSLYYSFCDYPMLQKPTFIGLANYRELWNDPIFWQVLRNTFIYAALALPLGMVIALGVAILLNTKIRGQFIYRTIIFLPSLVPAVASAMLWLWLFNAKLGLINVALRAVGVDNPPGWLSDITWAMPALVLMSFWGIGNTVIIYLAGLQDVPRELYEAAELDGANSFRQVWHVTLPSISPVIFFNLVMAIIGTLQVFGTPYIMTGGGPARSTYFYTMYLYDSAFRDLKMGYASALAWVQLLIVLILTAIAAWTSKHWVHYQGK; from the coding sequence ATGCCCAGCCTGTCCCGAGCACGCTCCGTAGAGTCTAAGAACCTGCTGAAGGGTTTGGCCTTCGTTTCCCCATGGATCATCGGCTTCGTCGCGTTCACCGCGGTGCCGGTGGCGCTGTCGCTGTACTACAGCTTCTGCGACTACCCCATGCTGCAGAAGCCAACGTTCATCGGGCTGGCCAACTATCGCGAGCTGTGGAACGACCCCATTTTCTGGCAGGTGCTGCGCAACACGTTCATCTACGCGGCCCTGGCGCTGCCGCTGGGCATGGTGATCGCGCTGGGCGTGGCGATCCTGCTGAACACGAAGATCCGCGGGCAGTTCATCTACCGCACGATCATCTTCCTGCCCTCGCTGGTGCCAGCGGTGGCGTCGGCGATGCTGTGGCTCTGGCTGTTCAACGCGAAACTGGGGCTGATCAACGTCGCGCTGCGTGCGGTTGGCGTTGACAACCCACCCGGCTGGCTCAGCGATATCACCTGGGCGATGCCCGCGCTGGTGCTGATGAGCTTCTGGGGCATTGGCAACACGGTCATCATCTACCTCGCCGGCCTGCAGGACGTGCCTCGCGAACTGTACGAGGCGGCCGAGTTGGACGGGGCGAATTCATTCCGGCAGGTGTGGCACGTGACGCTGCCGAGCATCAGTCCGGTGATCTTCTTTAACCTGGTGATGGCGATCATCGGCACGCTGCAGGTCTTCGGCACGCCGTACATCATGACCGGTGGCGGCCCGGCACGGTCGACCTACTTCTACACCATGTACCTGTACGACAGCGCGTTCAGAGACCTGAAGATGGGCTACGCCAGCGCGCTGGCCTGGGTGCAGTTGTTGATCGTGTTGATCCTGACCGCCATCGCCGCTTGGACGAGCAAGCACTGGGTACATTACCAAGGGAAGTAA
- a CDS encoding extracellular solute-binding protein, which yields MRIIKSGVILLLVLCAALLMLVGPRGNASVPDDRVVVDYWEKWTGNEESQMRQIVDAFNDTVGRDKGIFVRYLSTSSVNQKTLIATAAGVPPDIAGLWTPNVPQFAAMDALEPLDELAAAHGITAATYKPVFWEGCKYDGKLYALVSTPYNVALHYNKDLFAKRADALRAAGLDPDRAPRTLSELDAYASALDEVDARGNIIRTGYLPLEPGWYLDYTCLWFGGNWWDERNKRFTFTDPAVIRSYEWVQSYSKKLGKDAMTEFRTGFGGFDSPQNPFVAGTVAMVKQGTFMANFIHNLKPSMDGQWAAAPFPAAVPGLDDVTYCTADVLVIPRGARHKNEAFEFIAYVNRQDVMEKLCNLHCKTSPLANVSETFMTTHRNPHIRLFERLAASPNAHTSPPVPILPEVGAELNNFVQRLALLQTTPEEGLKEVQATLQAKYDQFMQRQQQRRDAGDVTASN from the coding sequence TTGAGAATCATCAAGTCGGGCGTCATTCTCCTGTTGGTCCTGTGCGCTGCGCTGCTGATGCTCGTGGGCCCACGCGGCAACGCCAGCGTGCCGGACGATCGCGTCGTGGTCGATTATTGGGAAAAGTGGACCGGCAACGAAGAGTCGCAGATGCGGCAGATCGTCGACGCGTTCAACGACACGGTCGGCCGGGACAAGGGCATCTTCGTCCGCTACCTGTCGACCAGCAGCGTGAACCAGAAGACGCTGATTGCCACCGCGGCGGGGGTGCCACCGGACATCGCCGGGCTCTGGACGCCCAACGTCCCCCAGTTCGCCGCGATGGACGCGCTTGAACCGTTGGACGAACTTGCGGCCGCCCACGGCATCACGGCTGCGACGTACAAACCGGTCTTCTGGGAAGGGTGCAAGTACGACGGCAAGCTCTACGCGCTGGTCAGCACGCCCTACAACGTCGCGCTGCACTACAACAAGGATCTGTTCGCCAAGCGGGCGGACGCCCTTCGCGCCGCGGGGCTCGATCCGGATCGAGCCCCGCGCACTCTAAGCGAACTGGACGCCTACGCTAGCGCCCTGGATGAGGTCGACGCTCGCGGGAACATCATCCGCACGGGTTACCTGCCGCTGGAACCGGGCTGGTACCTCGACTACACCTGCCTGTGGTTCGGCGGCAACTGGTGGGACGAGCGCAACAAGCGATTTACGTTCACCGACCCGGCCGTCATCAGGTCGTACGAGTGGGTGCAAAGCTATTCCAAGAAGCTCGGCAAAGATGCGATGACCGAATTCCGCACCGGCTTCGGCGGGTTCGATTCACCGCAGAACCCGTTCGTCGCCGGCACCGTGGCCATGGTGAAACAGGGAACGTTCATGGCCAACTTCATTCACAACCTCAAGCCGTCGATGGACGGCCAGTGGGCCGCGGCGCCGTTCCCCGCCGCCGTGCCGGGGCTGGACGACGTTACCTATTGCACCGCCGACGTGCTGGTGATCCCGCGCGGGGCCAGGCACAAGAACGAGGCGTTCGAATTTATCGCCTACGTGAACCGGCAGGACGTGATGGAGAAGCTCTGCAACCTGCACTGCAAGACGTCGCCGCTGGCCAACGTCAGCGAAACGTTCATGACGACGCACCGCAACCCGCACATCCGCCTGTTCGAGCGACTCGCAGCCAGCCCGAACGCGCACACGTCGCCACCGGTGCCGATCCTGCCCGAGGTTGGCGCTGAACTGAACAACTTCGTCCAACGGCTGGCGCTGCTTCAGACCACGCCGGAGGAAGGCCTGAAAGAGGTGCAGGCCACACTGCAGGCCAAGTACGACCAGTTCATGCAGCGGCAACAACAACGCCGTGATGCGGGTGACGTCACAGCGTCCAACTAG
- a CDS encoding type II secretion system protein produces MLTRPHCGRAFTLVELLVVIGIIAVLISILLPSLGKAREAGNTVACLSNQRQIALAIQMYVADQRGWMPKTEFIDLELTSYFLSRGDGSNGTKIWTCPNRNENLTFVTQKNPITFAFNNNAMPWLNFPGEGRKMSQIRHPSRALLLGDGRENFSWGSWVNTDNFGASFQYKDDNDINSFNDRTWFEANGHKLSDPVYVVAADKDGPEYAGPSGLRYRHNRNTAVAAAFVDGHVESFRKGGLTKANFITKW; encoded by the coding sequence ATGCTTACGCGCCCCCACTGTGGCCGCGCGTTCACCTTAGTTGAACTGCTGGTCGTCATCGGAATCATCGCGGTGCTGATCTCGATCCTCTTGCCCTCGCTGGGCAAAGCGCGTGAGGCAGGCAACACGGTCGCGTGCCTCAGCAACCAGCGCCAGATCGCGTTGGCGATCCAGATGTACGTCGCCGACCAGCGCGGGTGGATGCCGAAGACTGAGTTTATCGACCTCGAACTGACTTCGTACTTCCTCAGCCGTGGCGACGGTTCTAACGGAACGAAGATCTGGACGTGCCCGAACCGTAATGAGAATTTGACGTTTGTAACCCAGAAGAACCCGATCACCTTCGCATTCAATAATAATGCGATGCCTTGGTTAAATTTCCCAGGGGAAGGGCGGAAGATGTCGCAGATACGGCATCCTTCTCGTGCTCTCTTACTGGGTGACGGACGAGAGAACTTCTCTTGGGGCAGTTGGGTCAACACCGACAATTTCGGAGCCAGCTTCCAATACAAGGACGACAACGATATCAATTCGTTCAACGACCGGACGTGGTTCGAAGCCAACGGGCATAAGCTGAGCGACCCGGTCTACGTCGTTGCTGCCGACAAGGATGGTCCGGAGTACGCGGGGCCATCGGGGCTTCGCTATCGCCACAATCGCAACACGGCCGTCGCAGCGGCGTTCGTCGACGGGCACGTGGAATCGTTCCGAAAAGGTGGTTTGACGAAGGCAAACTTCATCACGAAGTGGTAA
- a CDS encoding PEP-CTERM sorting domain-containing protein has translation MNCLIGLVSVVAGSVVATNAGAAVIDITPNAADTRVDTRNLGTVGAPEANDVGNFAARIGEFFAPGGGAYVMPFLLPTLPVGEVITAANLRTQLYSLVGTPADADLYGLGVRTDPTVLPGDYYQGTLDTTDAVLVQQSFLTAATPIRVSDTEGFVNTNEAGDAGLVAYLNSAYAGGANAGQYAFLRVNYTLDPIPGGNNAYELLTANAGRGFEKPLLTLTTSATAVPEPASLAIVGLAALTGLTRRRRAV, from the coding sequence ATGAACTGTCTAATCGGATTGGTGAGCGTGGTGGCCGGGTCGGTGGTTGCTACGAATGCAGGCGCGGCGGTGATCGACATCACCCCAAACGCGGCTGACACTCGGGTCGACACGCGGAACCTCGGCACGGTCGGTGCGCCAGAGGCGAACGACGTGGGTAACTTCGCGGCGCGCATTGGCGAGTTCTTCGCGCCGGGTGGCGGTGCTTACGTGATGCCGTTCCTGCTGCCGACCCTGCCGGTCGGCGAGGTGATCACCGCGGCGAACTTGCGCACGCAATTGTACAGCCTCGTGGGCACCCCCGCCGATGCGGATCTGTACGGCTTGGGCGTGCGCACCGATCCAACCGTGCTCCCCGGCGATTACTACCAAGGCACGCTGGACACGACCGACGCCGTGCTGGTTCAACAATCGTTCCTCACCGCTGCCACTCCGATCCGCGTGAGCGACACCGAAGGGTTCGTGAACACCAACGAGGCAGGCGATGCTGGGTTGGTCGCGTACCTGAACAGCGCTTACGCCGGTGGCGCCAACGCCGGGCAGTACGCGTTCCTCCGCGTCAACTACACGCTCGACCCGATCCCGGGCGGTAACAACGCCTACGAACTGCTCACGGCAAACGCGGGTCGCGGTTTCGAAAAGCCACTGTTGACGCTGACGACCAGCGCGACGGCCGTCCCCGAGCCGGCCAGCCTTGCCATCGTGGGCCTGGCGGCCCTGACCGGCCTGACCCGTCGTCGCCGCGCGGTGTAA